The following are from one region of the Capsicum annuum cultivar UCD-10X-F1 chromosome 1, UCD10Xv1.1, whole genome shotgun sequence genome:
- the LOC107854472 gene encoding uncharacterized protein LOC107854472: protein MVDSHQSWHDLLPYALLGYHTTVRTLTGATPYMLVYGKEAVIPAEVEIPSLKIIQEAGLSNEEWVNARNEQLMMIHEKRLSDVCHDKLYQQRMICSFNKRVTARMFEVGQLVLKRIFPHQEEYKGKFAPNWPGLYVVYKVLSGGTLILFEMDGQSWTKPFNSDAGKRYYI, encoded by the coding sequence ATGGTTGATAGCCACCAATCGTGGCATGACCTGCTACCTTATGCCTTGCTGGGGTATCACACGACAGTCAGAACTTTGACTGGGGCTACTCCTTATATGTTAGTCTATGGTAAAGAAGCAGTGATACCTGCTGAAGTTGAAATACCATCTTTAAAAATCATCCAAGAAGCAGGATTAAGTAATGAAGAATGGGTCAACGCCCGCAACGAACAACTTATGATGATCCATGAAAAGAGGTTGAGCGATGTATGTCATGACAAATTATATCAACAACGAATGATttgttctttcaacaaaagggtaACAGCTCGCATGTTTGAAGTTGGGCAATTGGTGCTCAAACGCATATTTCCTCACCAAGAGGAGTATAAGGGAAAGTTCGCTCCAAATTGGCCAGGGTTGTATGTAGTCTACAAAGTGCTGTCTGGAGGAACCTTGATTCTATTTGAAATGGATGGCCAAAGTTGGACCAAGCCATTTAATTCTGATGCAGGAAAGAGATACTACATCTGA